Proteins encoded by one window of Brassica napus cultivar Da-Ae unplaced genomic scaffold, Da-Ae ScsIHWf_2833;HRSCAF=3613, whole genome shotgun sequence:
- the LOC106405997 gene encoding folate transporter 1, chloroplastic isoform X1, with protein MVAPSWQWENATAGAVAGFATVAAMHPLDVVRTRFQGLISFSTPTVKKKETRFLSETVNDGRGFPTYKNTAHALFTIGRLEGLRGLYAGFFPAVIGSTLSWSLYFFFYGRAKERYARGRDDEKLTPPLHLASAAESGALVCLCTNPIWLVKTRLQLQTPLHQTPPYSGLLDAFRTIMKEEGPRALYKGIVPGLVLQVSHGAIQFTAYEELRKVIVDMKEKRRKSESTPDNLLNSADYAALGGSSKVAAVLLTYPFQVIRARLQQRPSTNGIPRYIDSLHVIRETARFEGLRGFYRGLTANLLKNVPASSSTFIVYENVLKLLKQPPPTR; from the exons ATGGTGGCGCCATCATGGCAGTGGGAAAATGCCACAGCGGGGGCAGTCGCAGGATTCGCAACAGTAGCTGCTATGCACCCTCTTGATGTTGTCCGTACTAGATTCCAAGGTCTGATTTCTTTTTCCACTCccacagtaaaaaaaaaagaaactagatTTTTGTCTGAAACAGTGAACGACGGTAGAGGGTTCCCGACGTACAAGAACACAGCTCACGCTCTCTTCACCATTGGCCGTCTCGAG GGTCTGAGAGGCCTTTATGCAGGTTTCTTCCCTGCTGTAATCGGTTCCACTCTCTCATGGAGCTTATACTTCTTCTT TTATGGAAGAGCGAAAGAGAGATACGCTAGAGGCAGGGACGATGAGAAACTCACCCCTCCCCTTCACCTTGCTTCTGCCGCTGAATCTGGAGCCTTG GTCTGTTTATGCACGAATCCTATTTGGCTTGTCAAGACAAGGTTACAGCTTCAGACACCTCTTCATCAAACCCCACCCTACTCCGGCCTATTAG ATGCCTTTAGAACCATAATGAAAGAGGAAGGACCCAGGGCGCTCTACAAGGGTATTGTCCCTGGCCTTGTACTG CAGGTTTCTCATGGTGCTATTCAGTTCACAGCGTATGAGGAACTCCGTAAAGTCATTGTCGAtatgaaagagaagagaagaaaatcCGAATCCACACCTGATAATTTATTG aaCTCGGCGGATTATGCTGCACTGGGAGGCTCCTCCAAAGTCGCAGCAGTTCTTCTTACATATCCTTTTCAAGTTATTAGAGCACGATTACAG CAAAGACCTAGTACTAACGGAATCCCAAGATATATAGACAGCTTACATGTCATCAGAGAAACCGCGAG ATTCGAGGGTCTCAGAGGTTTCTACAGGGGACTAACagctaatctattaaaaaatgtGCCTGCTTCTTCCAGCACGTTCATCGTCTACGAAAACGTTCTGAAATTGCTTAAACAACCTCCTCCAACGAGATAG
- the LOC106405997 gene encoding folate transporter 1, chloroplastic isoform X3 codes for MVAPSWQWENATAGAVAGFATVAAMHPLDVVRTRFQVNDGRGFPTYKNTAHALFTIGRLEGLRGLYAGFFPAVIGSTLSWSLYFFFYGRAKERYARGRDDEKLTPPLHLASAAESGALVCLCTNPIWLVKTRLQLQTPLHQTPPYSGLLDAFRTIMKEEGPRALYKGIVPGLVLQVSHGAIQFTAYEELRKVIVDMKEKRRKSESTPDNLLNSADYAALGGSSKVAAVLLTYPFQVIRARLQQRPSTNGIPRYIDSLHVIRETARFEGLRGFYRGLTANLLKNVPASSSTFIVYENVLKLLKQPPPTR; via the exons ATGGTGGCGCCATCATGGCAGTGGGAAAATGCCACAGCGGGGGCAGTCGCAGGATTCGCAACAGTAGCTGCTATGCACCCTCTTGATGTTGTCCGTACTAGATTCCAAG TGAACGACGGTAGAGGGTTCCCGACGTACAAGAACACAGCTCACGCTCTCTTCACCATTGGCCGTCTCGAG GGTCTGAGAGGCCTTTATGCAGGTTTCTTCCCTGCTGTAATCGGTTCCACTCTCTCATGGAGCTTATACTTCTTCTT TTATGGAAGAGCGAAAGAGAGATACGCTAGAGGCAGGGACGATGAGAAACTCACCCCTCCCCTTCACCTTGCTTCTGCCGCTGAATCTGGAGCCTTG GTCTGTTTATGCACGAATCCTATTTGGCTTGTCAAGACAAGGTTACAGCTTCAGACACCTCTTCATCAAACCCCACCCTACTCCGGCCTATTAG ATGCCTTTAGAACCATAATGAAAGAGGAAGGACCCAGGGCGCTCTACAAGGGTATTGTCCCTGGCCTTGTACTG CAGGTTTCTCATGGTGCTATTCAGTTCACAGCGTATGAGGAACTCCGTAAAGTCATTGTCGAtatgaaagagaagagaagaaaatcCGAATCCACACCTGATAATTTATTG aaCTCGGCGGATTATGCTGCACTGGGAGGCTCCTCCAAAGTCGCAGCAGTTCTTCTTACATATCCTTTTCAAGTTATTAGAGCACGATTACAG CAAAGACCTAGTACTAACGGAATCCCAAGATATATAGACAGCTTACATGTCATCAGAGAAACCGCGAG ATTCGAGGGTCTCAGAGGTTTCTACAGGGGACTAACagctaatctattaaaaaatgtGCCTGCTTCTTCCAGCACGTTCATCGTCTACGAAAACGTTCTGAAATTGCTTAAACAACCTCCTCCAACGAGATAG
- the LOC106405997 gene encoding folate transporter 1, chloroplastic isoform X2, producing the protein MVAPSWQWENATAGAVAGFATVAAMHPLDVVRTRFQGLISFSTPTVKKKETRFLSETVNDGRGFPTYKNTAHALFTIGRLEGLRGLYAGFFPAVIGSTLSWSLYFFFYGRAKERYARGRDDEKLTPPLHLASAAESGALVCLCTNPIWLVKTRLQLQTPLHQTPPYSGLLDAFRTIMKEEGPRALYKGIVPGLVLVSHGAIQFTAYEELRKVIVDMKEKRRKSESTPDNLLNSADYAALGGSSKVAAVLLTYPFQVIRARLQQRPSTNGIPRYIDSLHVIRETARFEGLRGFYRGLTANLLKNVPASSSTFIVYENVLKLLKQPPPTR; encoded by the exons ATGGTGGCGCCATCATGGCAGTGGGAAAATGCCACAGCGGGGGCAGTCGCAGGATTCGCAACAGTAGCTGCTATGCACCCTCTTGATGTTGTCCGTACTAGATTCCAAGGTCTGATTTCTTTTTCCACTCccacagtaaaaaaaaaagaaactagatTTTTGTCTGAAACAGTGAACGACGGTAGAGGGTTCCCGACGTACAAGAACACAGCTCACGCTCTCTTCACCATTGGCCGTCTCGAG GGTCTGAGAGGCCTTTATGCAGGTTTCTTCCCTGCTGTAATCGGTTCCACTCTCTCATGGAGCTTATACTTCTTCTT TTATGGAAGAGCGAAAGAGAGATACGCTAGAGGCAGGGACGATGAGAAACTCACCCCTCCCCTTCACCTTGCTTCTGCCGCTGAATCTGGAGCCTTG GTCTGTTTATGCACGAATCCTATTTGGCTTGTCAAGACAAGGTTACAGCTTCAGACACCTCTTCATCAAACCCCACCCTACTCCGGCCTATTAG ATGCCTTTAGAACCATAATGAAAGAGGAAGGACCCAGGGCGCTCTACAAGGGTATTGTCCCTGGCCTTGTACTG GTTTCTCATGGTGCTATTCAGTTCACAGCGTATGAGGAACTCCGTAAAGTCATTGTCGAtatgaaagagaagagaagaaaatcCGAATCCACACCTGATAATTTATTG aaCTCGGCGGATTATGCTGCACTGGGAGGCTCCTCCAAAGTCGCAGCAGTTCTTCTTACATATCCTTTTCAAGTTATTAGAGCACGATTACAG CAAAGACCTAGTACTAACGGAATCCCAAGATATATAGACAGCTTACATGTCATCAGAGAAACCGCGAG ATTCGAGGGTCTCAGAGGTTTCTACAGGGGACTAACagctaatctattaaaaaatgtGCCTGCTTCTTCCAGCACGTTCATCGTCTACGAAAACGTTCTGAAATTGCTTAAACAACCTCCTCCAACGAGATAG
- the LOC106405997 gene encoding folate transporter 1, chloroplastic isoform X4 codes for MVAPSWQWENATAGAVAGFATVAAMHPLDVVRTRFQVNDGRGFPTYKNTAHALFTIGRLEGLRGLYAGFFPAVIGSTLSWSLYFFFYGRAKERYARGRDDEKLTPPLHLASAAESGALVCLCTNPIWLVKTRLQLQTPLHQTPPYSGLLDAFRTIMKEEGPRALYKGIVPGLVLVSHGAIQFTAYEELRKVIVDMKEKRRKSESTPDNLLNSADYAALGGSSKVAAVLLTYPFQVIRARLQQRPSTNGIPRYIDSLHVIRETARFEGLRGFYRGLTANLLKNVPASSSTFIVYENVLKLLKQPPPTR; via the exons ATGGTGGCGCCATCATGGCAGTGGGAAAATGCCACAGCGGGGGCAGTCGCAGGATTCGCAACAGTAGCTGCTATGCACCCTCTTGATGTTGTCCGTACTAGATTCCAAG TGAACGACGGTAGAGGGTTCCCGACGTACAAGAACACAGCTCACGCTCTCTTCACCATTGGCCGTCTCGAG GGTCTGAGAGGCCTTTATGCAGGTTTCTTCCCTGCTGTAATCGGTTCCACTCTCTCATGGAGCTTATACTTCTTCTT TTATGGAAGAGCGAAAGAGAGATACGCTAGAGGCAGGGACGATGAGAAACTCACCCCTCCCCTTCACCTTGCTTCTGCCGCTGAATCTGGAGCCTTG GTCTGTTTATGCACGAATCCTATTTGGCTTGTCAAGACAAGGTTACAGCTTCAGACACCTCTTCATCAAACCCCACCCTACTCCGGCCTATTAG ATGCCTTTAGAACCATAATGAAAGAGGAAGGACCCAGGGCGCTCTACAAGGGTATTGTCCCTGGCCTTGTACTG GTTTCTCATGGTGCTATTCAGTTCACAGCGTATGAGGAACTCCGTAAAGTCATTGTCGAtatgaaagagaagagaagaaaatcCGAATCCACACCTGATAATTTATTG aaCTCGGCGGATTATGCTGCACTGGGAGGCTCCTCCAAAGTCGCAGCAGTTCTTCTTACATATCCTTTTCAAGTTATTAGAGCACGATTACAG CAAAGACCTAGTACTAACGGAATCCCAAGATATATAGACAGCTTACATGTCATCAGAGAAACCGCGAG ATTCGAGGGTCTCAGAGGTTTCTACAGGGGACTAACagctaatctattaaaaaatgtGCCTGCTTCTTCCAGCACGTTCATCGTCTACGAAAACGTTCTGAAATTGCTTAAACAACCTCCTCCAACGAGATAG
- the LOC106405977 gene encoding GDP-mannose 4,6 dehydratase 1 gives MATPIASEPRKVALVTGITGQDGSYLTEFLLGKGYQVHGLIRRSSNYNTQRINHIYVDPHNATKALMKLHYADLSDASSLRRWLDVIKPDEVYNLAAQSHVAVSFEIPDYTADVVATGALRLLEALRSHMADNGRTVKYYQAGSSEMFGSTPPPQSETTPFHPRSPYAASKVAAHWYTVNYREAYGLYACNGILFNHESPRRGENFVTRKITRALGRIKVGLQTKLFLGNIQASRDWGFAGDYVEAMWLMLQQEKPDDYVVATEESHTVEEFLDVSFGYLGLNWKDHVEIDKRYFRPTEVDNLKGDASKAKELLKWKPKVGFEQLVKMMVDEDLETAKREKVLVDAGYIDAQQQP, from the coding sequence ATGGCCACTCCCATTGCGTCGGAGCCAAGGAAGGTTGCGTTGGTCACCGGGATCACTGGACAGGACGGATCATACCTGACGGAGTTCCTGCTCGGAAAAGGGTACCAAGTGCACGGCCTGATCCGACGATCCTCAAACTACAACACGCAGCGAATCAACCATATCTACGTGGATCCCCACAATGCCACCAAAGCCCTCATGAAGCTCCACTACGCCGATCTCTCTGATGCCTCCTCCCTCCGCCGTTGGCTCGACGTCATCAAGCCCGACGAGGTCTACAACCTTGCTGCTCAGTCCCACGTCGCCGTCTCCTTCGAGATCCCTGACTACACTGCTGACGTGGTCGCTACTGGAGCTCTCCGCCTCCTGGAGGCTCTCAGGTCTCACATGGCTGACAATGGCCGCACCGTCAAGTACTACCAGGCCGGATCCTCGGAGATGTTCGGGTCAACTCCTCCTCCGCAGTCTGAGACGACGCCGTTTCACCCGAGATCTCCCTATGCTGCCTCCAAAGTCGCGGCTCACTGGTACACCGTCAATTACAGAGAAGCATACGGCCTGTACGCCTGCAACGGGATCCTGTTCAACCACGAGTCACCCCGCCGAGGCGAGAACTTCGTGACTCGGAAGATAACACGGGCCTTGGGGAGGATCAAGGTCGGGCTGCAGACGAAGCTCTTCCTCGGGAACATACAGGCCTCCAGAGACTGGGGGTTCGCAGGGGACTACGTGGAGGCAATGTGGCTGATGCTGCAGCAGGAGAAACCAGATGACTATGTGGTGGCTACTGAGGAGTCGCACACCGTCGAGGAGTTTCTGGACGTCTCCTTCGGGTACCTCGGCCTCAACTGGAAAGACCACGTGGAGATAGACAAGAGGTACTTCAGGCCTACGGAGGTTGACAATCTCAAAGGAGATGCGAGCAAGGCAAAGGAGTTGTTGAAGTGGAAGCCCAAGGTTGGGTTCGAGCAGCTGGTCAAGATGATGGTGGATGAAGATCTGGAGACGGCTAAGAGGGAGAAAGTGCTCGTCGATGCTGGTTACATTGACGCTCAGCAGCAACCTTAA
- the LOC125602398 gene encoding lipid phosphate phosphatase epsilon 2, chloroplastic-like isoform X2 → MAAASASSLALFHKPTCSFYLGPSSIFLCSFSAPPPKTMADLVKTHAWRDIDGEEGFQALEQEGFTPSNDLVSGGINAVANRLSKWVVAAVFGSVLLLRHDGAALWAVIGSVSNSALSVALKRILNQQRPVATLRSDPGMPSSHAQSISFISLFSEASHRQSSGGGCNRGLCLLHLVAHNLELTCSPAFRLIILRTSSCIYGCCCICSGFCSLCAT, encoded by the exons ATGGCAGCAGCGTCAGCGTCATCTCTTGCTCTCTTCCACAAACCCACCTGCAGTTTCTATTTGGGCCCGAGCTCAATCTTCCTCTGCTCTTTCTCTGCTCCTCCTCCTAAAACTATGGCCGATCTAGTCAAAACCCATGCTTGGAGAGACATAGACGGGGAAGAAGGGTTTCAGGCGTTGGAGCAAGAGGGTTTTACTCCGTCCAACGATTTGGTCTCCGGTGGGATCAACGCCGTCGCTAATCGTCTG AGCAAATGGGTGGTAGCTGCTGTGTTTGGATCGGTTCTGCTTCTACGACATGATGGTGCAGCCTTGTGGGCTGTCATTGGCTCCGTTTCCAATTCCGCCCTTTCCGTAGCTCTCAAACGCATCCTTAACCAACAGAGACCTGTTGCAACTCTGCGTTCTGACCCTGGGATGCCTTCTTCTCATGCTCAGTCCATTTctttcatctctctcttctctg AAGCTTCACACCGCCAGTCAAGTGGTGGTGGGTGCAATCGTGGGCTCTGTTTACTCCACCTTGTGGCACATAACCTGGAACTCACTTGTTCTCCAGCCTTTCGCCTCATCATTCTCCGTACAAGTAGCTGTATTTACGGTTGCTGCTGCATCTGCTCTGGGTTTTGCAGTTTATGTGCTACTTAA
- the LOC125602398 gene encoding lipid phosphate phosphatase epsilon 2, chloroplastic-like isoform X1: protein MAAASASSLALFHKPTCSFYLGPSSIFLCSFSAPPPKTMADLVKTHAWRDIDGEEGFQALEQEGFTPSNDLVSGGINAVANRLSKWVVAAVFGSVLLLRHDGAALWAVIGSVSNSALSVALKRILNQQRPVATLRSDPGMPSSHAQSISFISLFSGNTLSLSPFPISLSLILALASYFVWLRVSQKLHTASQVVVGAIVGSVYSTLWHITWNSLVLQPFASSFSVQVAVFTVAAASALGFAVYVLLNWFKDDKENISRGL from the exons ATGGCAGCAGCGTCAGCGTCATCTCTTGCTCTCTTCCACAAACCCACCTGCAGTTTCTATTTGGGCCCGAGCTCAATCTTCCTCTGCTCTTTCTCTGCTCCTCCTCCTAAAACTATGGCCGATCTAGTCAAAACCCATGCTTGGAGAGACATAGACGGGGAAGAAGGGTTTCAGGCGTTGGAGCAAGAGGGTTTTACTCCGTCCAACGATTTGGTCTCCGGTGGGATCAACGCCGTCGCTAATCGTCTG AGCAAATGGGTGGTAGCTGCTGTGTTTGGATCGGTTCTGCTTCTACGACATGATGGTGCAGCCTTGTGGGCTGTCATTGGCTCCGTTTCCAATTCCGCCCTTTCCGTAGCTCTCAAACGCATCCTTAACCAACAGAGACCTGTTGCAACTCTGCGTTCTGACCCTGGGATGCCTTCTTCTCATGCTCAGTCCATTTctttcatctctctcttctctggtaacactctctctctctcaccctttcccatctctctttctctcatccTTGCTTTGGCTTCTTACTTTGTATGGTTGAGGGTTTCCCAGAAGCTTCACACCGCCAGTCAAGTGGTGGTGGGTGCAATCGTGGGCTCTGTTTACTCCACCTTGTGGCACATAACCTGGAACTCACTTGTTCTCCAGCCTTTCGCCTCATCATTCTCCGTACAAGTAGCTGTATTTACGGTTGCTGCTGCATCTGCTCTGGGTTTTGCAGTTTATGTGCTACTTAACTGGTTCAAAGATGACAAAGAAAATATAAGTAGAGGGTTATAA
- the LOC125602397 gene encoding oxygen-evolving enhancer protein 1-1, chloroplastic-like gives MAASLQSASTFLQAAKISTAPSRGSAHLRSTQTVGKSFGLETSSARLTCSFQSDFKDLAGKCSDAVKIAGFALATSALVVSGASAEGAPKRLTYDEIQSKTYMEVKGTGTANQCPTIDGGSETFSFKPGKYAGKKFCFEPTSFTVKAESVSKNAPPDFQNTKLMTRLTYTLDEIEGPFEVSSDGSVNFKEEDGIDYAAVTVQLPGGERVPFLFTVKQLDASGKPDNFSGKFLVPSYRGSSFLDPKGRGGSTGYDNAVALPAGGRGDEEELSKENVKNTAASVGEITLKVTKSKPETGEVIGVFESLQPSDTDLGAKVPKDVKIQGVWYGQLE, from the exons ATGGCTGCCTCTCTCCAATCCGCCTCTACGTTCCTTCAGGCCGCTAAAATCTCCACCGCTCCTTCACGCGGCAGTGCTCACCTCCGGTCGACTCAGACAGTCGGGAAATCTTTCGGACTAGAAACATCCTCTGCTCGCCTCACATGTTCCTTCCAATCTGACTTCAAGGACTTGGCCGGTAAATGCTCCGACGCTGTCAAAATCGCTGGATTCGCTCTCGCAACCTCTGCTCTCGTCGTCTCG GGAGCAAGTGCAGAGGGAGCTCCGAAGAGACTGACTTACGACGAGATTCAGAGcaagacttacatggaagttaAGGGAACTGGAACGGCCAACCAGTGCCCAACTATTGACGGTGGCTCCGAGACTTTCTCCTTCAAACCCGGAAAGTACGCTGGCAAGAAGTTCTGCTTCGAGCCTACTTCCTTCACCGTCAAGGCTGAGAGTGTTAGCAAGAATGCGCCTCCTGATTTCCAGAACACCAAGCTCATGACCCGTCTCACCTACACTCTTGACGAGATCGAAGGCCCCTTCgag GTTTCTTCTGACGGAAGCGTTAACTTCAAGGAAGAAGACGGCATCGACTACGCTGCTGTCACTGTCCAGCTTCCAGGAGGCGAGCGTGTGCCATTCCTCTTCACCGTCAAGCAGCTTGACGCCTCTGGCAAACCAGACAACTTCTCTGGCAAATTCTTAGTCCCTTCATACCGTGGCTCCTCCTTCTTGGACCCTAAGGGCCGTGGTGGTTCCACAGGATATGACAACGCCGTTGCATTGCCAGCTGGAGGCAGAGGTGACGAAGAGGAGCTTTCAAAAGAGAACGTGAAGAACACGGCAGCTTCGGTGGGAGAGATCACTTTGAAAGTGACCAAGAGCAAACCCGAGACAGGAGAAGTGATCGGAGTGTTCGAAAGTCTTCAGCCGTCGGATACTGACTTGGGTGCCAAGGTACCTAAGGATGTGAAGATCCAAGGGGTGTGGTATGGTCAACTTGAGTGA
- the BNAA02G34750D gene encoding uncharacterized protein BNAA02G34750D, protein MGACVSRECMRGDSAKLILLDGTLEEFSYPVKVWQILQKYPTSFVCNSDEMDFDDTVSAVSGNEELRLGQLYFVLPLTWLSHPLRAEEMATLAVKASSALTKSGGVSCADSIWEINYQSKKIARAKTNGGGGRGCGKGKRRFTANLSSIAE, encoded by the coding sequence atgggTGCATGCGTTTCACGTGAATGTATGAGGGGAGATTCGGCGAAGCTAATATTGCTGGACGGGACATTAGAAGAGTTCTCGTATCCGGTCAAAGTTTGGCAGATCTTGCAGAAATACCCGACGAGTTTCGTATGTAACTCAGACGAAATGGACTTCGACGATACAGTTTCAGCAGTCTCTGGCAACGAAGAGCTCCGATTGGGGCAACTTTACTTCGTTTTACCGCTGACGTGGCTCAGTCATCCCCTAAGGGCGGAGGAAATGGCGACGCTGGCTGTTAAAGCAAGCTCCGCGTTGACCAAGAGCGGCGGAGTCAGTTGCGCTGACTCCATTTGGGAAATAAATTACCAATCCAAAAAAATCGCCCGAGCGAAGACAAATGGCGGTGGTGGAAGAGGCTGTGGCAAAGGGAAGAGGAGATTTACGGCGAATTTGAGCAGCATCGCCGAGTAG